Proteins from a genomic interval of Pseudodesulfovibrio nedwellii:
- a CDS encoding HD domain-containing protein — protein MNKTHTQIWDIAIPFQDKRDDAGHAFITLEFAKQLVDLENGNQDVVLPAIILHDTGWSQLSRAEWQVVFSPDKTPEDEMTVRLRHQEEGVKIAQRILQQVNYPEDLITEIVEIIAEHDTRQGFISKNEGLVRDADKLWRFSKTGFDADVERFKFAPQNLHDTIHPQIASDGFFYCNTSRELAYLELERRQREFTRAALAHQSGTDYAHVS, from the coding sequence ATGAACAAAACACACACTCAAATATGGGATATAGCTATTCCCTTTCAAGATAAAAGGGATGATGCGGGGCATGCCTTCATCACTCTGGAATTTGCCAAGCAATTGGTTGATCTGGAGAATGGCAATCAAGACGTTGTATTGCCCGCCATCATTTTACACGACACAGGTTGGAGTCAATTGTCACGCGCCGAGTGGCAAGTGGTTTTCAGCCCTGATAAAACCCCAGAAGATGAAATGACCGTCCGCCTCCGACATCAGGAAGAAGGCGTCAAGATTGCCCAGCGAATTTTGCAACAAGTCAACTACCCGGAAGACCTGATAACCGAGATCGTGGAGATCATAGCCGAACACGACACACGGCAAGGCTTCATCTCCAAAAATGAAGGACTCGTCAGAGACGCTGACAAATTATGGCGTTTTTCAAAGACTGGCTTTGATGCAGATGTTGAACGTTTTAAGTTTGCCCCTCAAAACCTTCACGACACAATCCACCCTCAAATAGCATCTGACGGTTTCTTCTACTGCAACACTTCACGCGAGCTGGCTTACCTAGAACTCGAAAGAAGGCAACGGGAGTTCACGCGGGCCGCACTCGCACATCAAAGCGGCACTGACTACGCTCATGTCAGTTAA
- a CDS encoding ABC transporter ATP-binding protein: MAQNVKLHKMSNRYLLKRSIGYFGPYKGRVVLAIVAMLLYAPIAPALAWLTKFITDEVLIAKDINTLELCIYGFAGLIIFKGLLQLGQVYVMNATGILVLRDLRHDLFRKIIRLPMPYFAESEIGMLMSRIVADVVAVRVCLPSGIMFVRQIFTLIGLIGTTIYLDAYLAFWSLIVMPVAIYPFVFFGQKIRKYGRKMQAELSGINVVLEESFSGIKVIKAFANEFREESKFNTENNNLTRMIIRRILYSESSSRIMDLIAAVAGGTVLWVGGSRVINGLMSPGDLTAFLVCLVQLYDPIKKLNASNHQIQGGLAGAERVFDILDSPDILAENDGAIAFNGKLKELTFNNVSFTYPNTSEPAIQDLSLSIKAGQRVAIVGPSGSGKTTLVNLIPRFYLAQQGDIKINGTSLQDYTLDSLRLNLGLVSQDTFLFNASVTENIAYAQDEYDTKAVTQAAQGAFAHEFIMKMPEGYDTVVGEGGVKISGGQKQRLTIARAIMKNPSLLILDEATSALDTESERIVQKALDNLIEDRTSIVIAHRLSTIMSADVIVVMEKGRIVARGKHDDLLESCPLYNRLYQMQFENLCSSGDK, from the coding sequence TTGGCTCAAAACGTTAAACTCCATAAAATGAGCAACCGATACCTGCTCAAACGCAGCATCGGCTATTTTGGTCCTTACAAAGGACGTGTCGTCCTTGCAATTGTTGCCATGCTTTTGTACGCGCCAATCGCTCCTGCTCTGGCCTGGTTGACAAAATTCATTACAGATGAAGTACTTATAGCAAAAGATATAAACACATTAGAACTCTGCATATACGGCTTTGCTGGCCTCATAATTTTCAAAGGATTGCTTCAATTGGGTCAGGTTTACGTGATGAACGCAACAGGAATACTGGTGTTGCGAGACTTGCGTCATGACCTTTTTCGAAAAATAATTCGCCTCCCTATGCCTTACTTCGCTGAAAGTGAAATAGGCATGCTCATGAGCCGGATCGTGGCAGATGTTGTTGCAGTCCGCGTCTGTCTGCCCAGCGGAATCATGTTCGTCAGACAAATTTTCACCCTGATCGGCCTGATCGGTACGACCATCTATCTTGATGCATACCTGGCCTTCTGGAGCTTGATAGTCATGCCTGTGGCTATCTATCCTTTCGTTTTCTTTGGCCAGAAAATCCGCAAATACGGACGCAAAATGCAAGCCGAGCTTTCAGGCATTAACGTTGTTCTTGAAGAAAGTTTCTCCGGCATCAAAGTTATCAAAGCCTTTGCCAATGAGTTCCGTGAAGAATCAAAATTCAACACGGAAAACAACAATCTGACGCGGATGATTATTCGCCGAATCCTTTATAGTGAAAGTTCTTCCAGAATCATGGATCTGATCGCTGCAGTGGCTGGTGGAACCGTTCTCTGGGTCGGCGGCAGCCGCGTCATCAACGGCTTGATGTCTCCGGGTGACCTTACGGCGTTCCTCGTCTGTCTTGTTCAATTGTATGACCCAATTAAAAAACTTAACGCCTCAAATCACCAGATCCAAGGCGGCCTTGCAGGCGCAGAACGTGTTTTCGACATTCTTGATTCACCAGATATTCTGGCAGAAAACGATGGCGCCATCGCCTTTAATGGCAAACTCAAAGAGCTTACCTTCAACAACGTCAGCTTTACCTATCCGAACACATCGGAACCTGCGATCCAGGACCTTTCTCTATCTATCAAGGCAGGACAGCGTGTGGCCATTGTCGGCCCCAGCGGATCTGGCAAGACCACATTGGTCAACCTGATTCCGCGATTTTATCTGGCCCAACAAGGCGACATAAAAATCAATGGCACGTCACTTCAGGATTACACTTTGGACAGCCTGCGCCTCAACCTTGGCTTGGTCTCTCAGGATACTTTTCTATTCAACGCATCCGTGACAGAAAACATCGCCTATGCGCAGGACGAATACGACACCAAAGCAGTCACTCAGGCAGCACAAGGTGCATTCGCTCACGAATTCATCATGAAAATGCCCGAAGGCTACGACACTGTAGTAGGCGAAGGCGGCGTCAAGATATCTGGTGGACAAAAACAACGCCTGACCATTGCCCGCGCCATCATGAAGAATCCGAGTCTTCTCATTTTAGATGAAGCCACAAGCGCACTGGATACCGAATCCGAAAGAATTGTTCAAAAAGCACTGGATAATCTGATAGAAGATAGAACCTCCATCGTCATCGCGCATAGGTTATCGACGATTATGTCCGCAGATGTTATTGTGGTCATGGAAAAGGGCCGGATTGTAGCTCGAGGCAAGCATGACGATTTGCTTGAGTCCTGCCCGCTATACAATCGCCTCTACCAAATGCAGTTCGAAAACCTCTGCTCTTCAGGGGATAAATAA
- a CDS encoding DUF922 domain-containing protein, with translation MRRLILAFSILLILASPALADIVRTVSTEYYLVEGRDPKTIFTNLKNHSPLNKGIKTYQAHTLTNIKYNLKWRNKGGQCTLTKATVYLHLTYKYPKLVHSVDYKTRKWWKEFMTNLEEHELIHGEISTKAAHLLDETLESFPTTNCINFKAEIKKRATRILDKMKRDQKEYDRLTEHGLKQKRNMGRYP, from the coding sequence ATGCGCCGCCTGATTCTGGCATTCTCCATTCTGCTGATCTTGGCCTCCCCCGCTCTGGCGGACATAGTCAGAACCGTCAGCACGGAATATTATCTGGTGGAAGGACGTGATCCGAAAACTATTTTCACAAATCTGAAAAATCATTCTCCTTTGAACAAAGGAATCAAGACGTATCAGGCACACACACTGACGAATATCAAATACAACCTCAAATGGCGCAACAAAGGGGGGCAGTGTACCCTCACAAAGGCAACGGTTTACCTTCACCTTACGTACAAATATCCCAAGCTCGTTCACAGCGTGGATTACAAAACCCGCAAATGGTGGAAAGAATTCATGACTAACTTGGAAGAGCATGAACTCATCCACGGAGAAATATCAACCAAGGCGGCCCACTTACTGGACGAGACCTTGGAATCTTTCCCGACAACAAACTGTATCAATTTCAAAGCCGAGATCAAAAAGCGTGCGACCCGTATTCTAGACAAAATGAAAAGGGATCAAAAGGAATACGATAGGTTGACAGAACACGGCTTGAAGCAAAAACGAAATATGGGACGATATCCATAA
- a CDS encoding FAD-dependent oxidoreductase produces the protein MAKKIYRIQGHDDDGRLESRILEERIQSAVRQGARKFEIEAMGQHGIGGRLWISKEEPISLTITGSPGQRIGSKGFPGTTIEVMGPVSDDLGWLNAGAEITVHGNASNGACNAMAQGKVFIGGNTGSRCMTMTKTNPRFDPPELWVLGSVGDYFAEFMAGGTAVVCGHESQSPNNVLGYRPCVGMVGGQIFVRGPIEGFSQADAMMESIDDETWAWLTENLTVFLKKIRRSRLLQRLTRREEWQLIRAKTPFEKKGKVRRSMTDFRSNVWDAELGQGGMIGDLTSLDRSPIPLVVHGDLLRRVPVWENRKYMAPCQSSCPTGMPVQKRWQLVRDGLVDEAVDLALAYTPFPATVCGYLCPNLCMDGCTRSTQQGMAAVDITKLGREGYKSAAPKLPELTGKRVAVIGGGPAGISVAWQIRMKGHEAVVFDMAKTLGGKIASAIPYSRVPKEIVEAEVERAAKVLPHVHLQQQLKSKEFEELKAEYDYVVLAIGAQKPRMIPVPGHERIIPALTFLQEVKKGEMKSGKRVVIIGAGNVGCDVATVAATVGAEDILLIDIQEPASFGKERKEAEAVGARFKWPCFTKEITDEGVLLQSGELLEADTVIMSIGDQPDVDFLPDTIALDRGHVVVNDDYQTTDSRVFAIGDIVRPGLLTHAIGHGRRAAEVIDDIFNNRRPQSDTREMIDYTRMTLEYFDPRVIEFSDMDHCGAECSSCGSCRDCYICDTICPQAAISRNKLSDGGFERVVDPDKCIACGFCADSCPCGIWDMKNPAPLE, from the coding sequence ATGGCAAAGAAAATATATCGCATACAAGGTCACGATGATGATGGCCGCCTTGAATCGCGTATCCTTGAGGAGCGCATTCAAAGTGCTGTTCGTCAAGGTGCCCGCAAGTTTGAAATCGAGGCCATGGGCCAGCACGGCATCGGCGGACGGCTTTGGATTTCCAAGGAAGAGCCTATTTCCTTGACCATCACCGGCTCGCCCGGTCAGCGTATTGGTTCCAAGGGATTTCCCGGTACGACCATTGAAGTCATGGGGCCTGTCTCTGATGACCTTGGTTGGTTGAATGCCGGAGCCGAAATTACTGTGCACGGCAATGCTTCCAACGGGGCATGTAATGCCATGGCTCAAGGCAAGGTCTTTATTGGTGGTAATACCGGCTCCCGTTGTATGACCATGACCAAGACTAATCCTCGGTTCGATCCGCCAGAACTCTGGGTGCTCGGATCAGTGGGGGATTATTTCGCTGAGTTCATGGCAGGTGGTACGGCCGTCGTCTGTGGACATGAGTCTCAAAGTCCGAACAATGTCCTTGGCTATCGTCCGTGTGTTGGCATGGTGGGTGGTCAAATTTTTGTTCGTGGTCCTATTGAGGGCTTTTCGCAGGCCGATGCCATGATGGAATCCATTGATGACGAGACATGGGCATGGTTGACAGAAAATTTGACCGTTTTTCTCAAGAAGATACGGCGGAGCCGGTTGCTTCAAAGACTCACTCGACGTGAGGAGTGGCAGCTTATTCGGGCGAAGACCCCGTTTGAAAAGAAGGGAAAGGTCCGTCGGTCCATGACTGATTTTCGGTCCAATGTTTGGGATGCCGAACTGGGGCAGGGCGGTATGATCGGTGATTTGACATCACTTGATCGTTCGCCGATTCCGTTGGTGGTCCATGGTGATCTTCTTCGTCGAGTTCCTGTGTGGGAAAATCGTAAATATATGGCTCCGTGTCAGTCCAGTTGCCCTACGGGGATGCCTGTACAGAAGCGATGGCAATTGGTGCGTGATGGACTGGTTGATGAAGCCGTTGACCTTGCCTTGGCATATACACCATTCCCGGCCACGGTTTGTGGTTATCTTTGTCCTAATTTGTGTATGGACGGATGTACCCGCTCCACACAACAGGGCATGGCCGCTGTGGATATCACCAAACTTGGTCGAGAAGGATACAAGTCTGCTGCTCCGAAGTTGCCAGAATTGACCGGCAAGCGTGTCGCTGTCATCGGTGGCGGACCGGCCGGTATTTCCGTGGCGTGGCAGATTCGTATGAAGGGGCACGAAGCCGTTGTCTTTGATATGGCAAAGACACTTGGTGGAAAGATTGCCTCGGCCATTCCCTATAGTCGTGTCCCCAAAGAAATTGTCGAAGCTGAAGTTGAACGTGCCGCCAAGGTATTGCCGCATGTGCATCTGCAACAGCAATTGAAATCAAAGGAATTTGAAGAACTGAAAGCGGAATATGATTACGTGGTTCTGGCCATTGGCGCGCAGAAACCTCGGATGATTCCCGTACCTGGTCATGAACGGATTATTCCCGCCCTGACTTTTTTGCAGGAAGTGAAAAAGGGCGAGATGAAATCCGGTAAGCGTGTGGTCATTATCGGCGCGGGCAATGTCGGATGTGATGTGGCGACTGTTGCGGCCACTGTTGGTGCTGAAGACATTTTGCTCATCGATATTCAGGAACCGGCCTCTTTCGGTAAGGAACGCAAGGAAGCCGAAGCCGTGGGTGCTCGGTTCAAGTGGCCTTGTTTTACCAAGGAAATTACTGATGAAGGAGTTTTGCTTCAAAGCGGTGAATTGCTGGAAGCTGACACGGTTATCATGTCCATCGGAGATCAGCCGGATGTGGACTTCCTACCGGATACCATTGCTTTGGACCGTGGTCATGTGGTGGTCAACGATGACTATCAGACCACGGATTCTCGCGTGTTTGCCATCGGTGATATCGTGCGTCCCGGTTTGTTGACCCATGCCATTGGTCATGGGCGCCGTGCAGCCGAGGTTATCGATGACATCTTCAATAATCGTCGTCCTCAGAGCGACACTCGCGAGATGATTGACTACACTCGGATGACGTTGGAGTATTTTGATCCTCGTGTCATTGAATTTAGTGATATGGATCATTGCGGGGCTGAGTGTTCTTCCTGTGGCTCCTGTCGGGATTGCTATATCTGTGACACGATTTGTCCACAGGCTGCCATTAGTCGGAACAAATTATCGGACGGTGGTTTTGAACGGGTGGTTGATCCTGACAAGTGTATTGCTTGTGGATTCTGCGCTGATTCTTGTCCTTGTGGTATATGGGATATGAAGAATCCGGCTCCGTTGGAGTAA
- a CDS encoding glutamate synthase-related protein — protein sequence MLSERPITPSTLSRKDLPWQIKWDINTCTQCGRCTAVCPVNAIELGVFRKRNIKTTMGLAAKPTTEFSTFYGIRQRTDPAYACIGCSMCNMVCPNNAIEPSRQYDSTTLQFHNNGGGQSRTRGGRRNSSESLLDQIKFIRISMLTDPALDAGRHEFEMRTLLGRVLPPEEEIKCFQNNGWKPPVREIYPLVIGGMSFGALSPNMWEGLQMGVAYLNEEMNMPVRMSTGEGGCPPRLLRSRFLKYVILQVASGYFGWDEIIHAIPEMKEDPCAIEIKYGQGAKPGDGGLLMWHKVNNLIAAIRGVPKGVSLPSPPTHQTKYSIEEAVAKMIQSMSMAWGFRVPVYPKISASSTSLAVLNNLVRNPYAAGLAIDGEDGGTGAAYNVSMNHMGHPIASNLRDCYKALCVAGAQNEIPLIAGGGIGKQGNLAANAAALIMLGASMVQIGKYVMQAAAGCVGSEKDRCNVCNIGVCPKGITSQDPRVYRRLDPEKVAERVVDFYLSFDTELRKVFAPLGRSTSLPVGMSDALGISDKDAADRLDIKYVI from the coding sequence ATGCTCTCAGAAAGACCCATTACGCCCTCAACGTTAAGTCGTAAGGATCTGCCTTGGCAGATCAAGTGGGACATTAATACATGCACCCAATGTGGTCGGTGTACGGCGGTTTGTCCGGTTAACGCCATTGAACTTGGTGTATTCCGTAAACGGAATATTAAGACGACTATGGGCCTTGCAGCCAAGCCGACAACCGAATTCTCAACTTTTTATGGCATCCGTCAGCGTACGGACCCAGCCTATGCGTGTATTGGCTGCTCCATGTGTAATATGGTCTGTCCGAATAACGCTATTGAGCCGAGTCGGCAGTACGACTCGACCACGCTTCAGTTTCACAATAATGGCGGCGGACAGTCCCGGACCCGTGGTGGTCGTCGGAATAGTTCCGAATCTTTGTTGGACCAGATCAAGTTTATTCGTATTTCTATGCTGACCGATCCCGCTTTGGATGCTGGTCGCCATGAGTTTGAAATGCGGACCTTGCTCGGTCGTGTGTTGCCACCTGAAGAAGAAATCAAGTGTTTTCAAAATAACGGCTGGAAACCACCAGTCCGTGAAATCTATCCACTGGTTATCGGTGGTATGTCCTTTGGCGCGCTTTCTCCCAACATGTGGGAAGGCCTTCAGATGGGGGTGGCATATCTCAATGAAGAGATGAACATGCCGGTGCGTATGAGTACGGGTGAGGGAGGCTGTCCTCCGCGCCTGTTGCGTTCCCGTTTTCTTAAATACGTGATTCTGCAGGTCGCTTCCGGATATTTTGGTTGGGATGAAATCATTCACGCCATTCCTGAGATGAAGGAAGACCCATGCGCCATTGAAATCAAATATGGACAAGGAGCAAAACCCGGTGATGGTGGGCTGCTCATGTGGCACAAGGTGAATAACCTTATTGCCGCGATTCGTGGTGTACCCAAAGGTGTGAGTTTACCCAGCCCTCCGACGCATCAGACCAAATATTCCATTGAGGAAGCTGTGGCCAAGATGATTCAATCCATGTCCATGGCCTGGGGATTCCGGGTGCCTGTTTATCCCAAAATTTCTGCTTCATCAACATCGTTGGCAGTGCTTAATAATCTTGTGCGTAACCCGTATGCAGCAGGCCTCGCCATTGACGGTGAGGACGGTGGTACGGGGGCAGCGTACAACGTCTCCATGAACCACATGGGCCATCCCATCGCTTCGAATCTGCGTGATTGCTACAAGGCGTTGTGTGTGGCCGGTGCCCAGAATGAGATTCCGCTCATTGCTGGTGGTGGTATCGGTAAACAGGGCAATTTGGCTGCTAATGCGGCGGCACTTATCATGCTTGGTGCATCCATGGTCCAGATTGGCAAATACGTCATGCAGGCCGCAGCTGGATGTGTTGGGAGTGAAAAGGATCGCTGCAATGTCTGCAACATTGGTGTTTGTCCTAAGGGTATTACTTCACAGGATCCGCGGGTCTATCGCCGTCTTGATCCGGAAAAGGTCGCTGAAAGGGTGGTGGACTTCTACCTGAGCTTTGACACGGAATTGCGCAAGGTGTTCGCACCGCTTGGCCGGTCCACGTCCCTGCCTGTCGGTATGTCCGACGCTCTGGGCATCTCGGACAAGGATGCGGCTGACCGTCTCGATATCAAGTACGTGATTTAA
- a CDS encoding glutamate synthase: MCRLFALTSRDPVSPMRAIDALNVMKEGHDGSGVGLFLSGLGGAFEELKEYPVLSGIFTEPGLARVFEYMADKGFRSKYSVMFKPDSEPPTGTPKRGTYASIAYKIPKEWGARTQEEIDRGLVQMRLDLRAMGEESGGIMVFSFWRDTIMIKEVGDPMAIGEYLRLGRKELHARHIMAQGRQNTNYAIDLYACHPFFIEGISTMTNGENTAFLPIREYLMSRGVTGYQGYQSDSEVLTHIAHFTTKKLGLDISSYKHVITPMSDEEMAGHQDREFLSNLKRSCRKLIIDGPNCIIGCLPDGSMFMAQDRKKLRPGVVGGNPELGIYGFSSEICGLNAAIPERDRTQDFQPMHLDTAIVGPDCREVLQCSQKDPLRPQR, from the coding sequence ATGTGCCGTTTATTTGCGCTGACAAGCCGTGATCCGGTGTCGCCCATGCGTGCCATTGATGCCCTTAACGTGATGAAAGAAGGGCATGATGGTTCTGGCGTGGGACTGTTTTTGAGCGGATTGGGAGGAGCCTTCGAGGAATTGAAGGAGTACCCTGTCCTTTCTGGCATTTTTACCGAACCTGGTTTGGCCCGTGTGTTTGAATACATGGCAGATAAGGGATTCCGGTCCAAATACTCCGTTATGTTCAAGCCTGATTCAGAACCACCTACCGGGACTCCCAAGCGGGGGACCTACGCTTCCATTGCTTATAAGATCCCTAAAGAGTGGGGTGCTCGGACGCAGGAAGAGATTGATCGTGGTCTGGTACAGATGCGGCTCGACCTGCGTGCCATGGGCGAAGAGTCTGGTGGTATCATGGTTTTTTCCTTCTGGCGGGATACTATTATGATCAAGGAGGTGGGCGATCCCATGGCCATCGGGGAATATCTTCGACTTGGCCGTAAGGAGTTGCACGCCAGACATATTATGGCGCAGGGCCGCCAGAATACCAACTACGCCATTGATCTGTATGCCTGTCATCCATTCTTTATTGAAGGGATTTCGACCATGACCAATGGTGAAAATACGGCGTTTCTTCCCATTCGCGAATATCTTATGTCCCGAGGTGTCACTGGGTATCAGGGCTACCAGTCCGATTCTGAAGTGTTGACCCATATTGCACATTTTACCACCAAAAAATTGGGTCTGGATATCAGTTCCTATAAACATGTCATCACGCCTATGAGTGATGAAGAAATGGCTGGGCACCAAGATCGTGAGTTTTTGTCCAATTTGAAACGATCATGCCGCAAGCTGATTATCGATGGCCCTAACTGTATTATAGGGTGTTTGCCTGACGGTTCCATGTTTATGGCGCAGGATCGTAAAAAATTACGTCCTGGTGTTGTCGGTGGTAACCCGGAACTTGGTATCTACGGATTTTCTTCCGAGATATGTGGGCTAAATGCAGCCATTCCCGAACGTGATCGGACCCAGGATTTTCAACCCATGCATCTCGACACGGCAATCGTCGGACCTGATTGCCGGGAGGTTCTCCAATGCTCTCAGAAAGACCCATTACGCCCTCAACGTTAA
- a CDS encoding type II toxin-antitoxin system HicB family antitoxin: MQYVALFEKDKQGYSVTFPDFPACTTCGETLSEAVDHAHEALAMFAEDLVERGKILPEPSEKKKILAQTENKSKKAINISVKGDGTDFEEFELVMHTHLLERIEKCCRKNNISPADFLAMAARKTLDSDEFAE; this comes from the coding sequence ATGCAGTATGTGGCGTTATTTGAAAAAGACAAGCAGGGATATTCGGTTACCTTTCCGGACTTTCCAGCGTGTACCACGTGTGGTGAAACGCTCAGTGAGGCTGTTGATCACGCACATGAAGCTTTGGCTATGTTTGCTGAAGACCTTGTTGAACGCGGTAAAATCTTGCCAGAGCCTTCAGAAAAGAAAAAAATTCTGGCGCAAACAGAGAATAAGTCTAAAAAAGCTATTAATATTTCCGTGAAAGGCGATGGAACTGATTTTGAAGAGTTCGAGCTTGTCATGCATACCCATCTTTTAGAGCGAATTGAGAAGTGTTGTCGTAAAAACAATATTTCTCCGGCTGACTTTTTAGCAATGGCGGCCAGAAAGACGCTCGATTCTGATGAGTTTGCCGAGTGA
- the mltA gene encoding murein transglycosylase A codes for MRVRLILPVIMAALLISFFGCGPETTRMPVIDDKPTYIPLDMNEAEDLADNLSSGLQGMQSWTELRPALEQNLRYIRSRPQEAICVDQSGLQLTWAQLGESVTELLGMLDQLDQNPRLAAERFQWLKLAPRTLLTGYYEPWLAASLTPDETYKFPLYGVPDDLKTTNLSGFHPRWKGQSLVYRMGENGIEPYHDRAAIDGERVLYGKGQEVAWTSDLVDAFFLQIEGSGRLAFPDGSTKHILYAGKNGRQYVSIGRLLIDKGYVPKEEMSMQRIRTFLTENPDKIEEILYANPSYVFFRLADEGPYGSFGGILTPRVSVAVDRNMIPLGSVVALKTSLLTADGGSEPFMSLVLAQDTGGAIKGTRMDLFCGSGDEAEVLAGHLQADSEVFMLVSRKVLALAAGNAN; via the coding sequence ATGCGTGTACGATTGATTTTACCTGTTATTATGGCTGCTTTACTCATTTCGTTTTTTGGATGTGGACCTGAAACTACTCGAATGCCTGTCATAGATGACAAGCCGACGTATATTCCTCTTGATATGAATGAAGCCGAGGACCTAGCCGACAATTTGTCCAGTGGGTTGCAGGGAATGCAATCATGGACGGAACTTCGACCTGCGTTGGAACAGAATCTTCGCTACATACGTTCTCGTCCGCAGGAAGCGATTTGTGTAGATCAATCCGGTTTGCAATTGACATGGGCACAGCTTGGAGAATCCGTCACAGAACTCCTCGGTATGCTTGACCAGCTGGATCAAAATCCGCGTTTGGCAGCGGAGCGGTTTCAATGGCTTAAACTTGCACCCCGTACGTTGCTGACGGGGTATTACGAGCCATGGTTGGCTGCTTCTTTGACCCCTGATGAAACGTACAAGTTTCCGCTTTATGGAGTGCCTGATGATCTTAAAACGACCAATTTGAGTGGTTTTCATCCTCGGTGGAAAGGACAGTCTCTTGTCTATCGAATGGGAGAGAACGGCATTGAACCATACCATGATCGTGCAGCAATCGATGGGGAGCGTGTGTTGTATGGAAAAGGACAGGAAGTGGCTTGGACCTCAGACTTGGTAGACGCTTTTTTCCTTCAGATAGAAGGCTCCGGGCGGTTGGCTTTTCCTGACGGGAGCACCAAGCATATTCTGTACGCAGGGAAAAATGGTCGTCAATACGTTTCCATTGGCCGTTTGCTTATCGACAAGGGGTATGTCCCCAAAGAAGAGATGAGTATGCAGCGCATTCGAACGTTTCTTACTGAGAATCCAGATAAGATAGAAGAGATTCTCTATGCAAATCCGAGCTATGTTTTTTTTCGATTGGCCGATGAAGGCCCTTACGGTTCATTTGGTGGTATCCTGACGCCGCGAGTGAGCGTGGCCGTTGACAGGAATATGATCCCGTTGGGAAGCGTTGTGGCGCTTAAAACGTCATTGCTTACTGCGGATGGCGGTTCCGAGCCGTTTATGTCGTTAGTATTGGCTCAAGATACGGGTGGAGCTATCAAGGGAACTCGAATGGATTTGTTTTGTGGCTCTGGTGATGAAGCCGAAGTTTTGGCTGGTCATCTTCAGGCTGATTCCGAGGTGTTTATGCTCGTGAGCAGGAAGGTGCTTGCATTGGCTGCGGGAAATGCGAACTAA
- a CDS encoding AI-2E family transporter — MSDKKKSVPLLDGGIYKVFFLLLFSLSLYLGFSLIAPFLHTLIFSTVLAVLFAPVFVWALKICKGRRNLASVMTVSIIVFALILPMAFLFMALIGQGVESLVSLNQWVAQGLYKSHMSLDMLDKYVHMINEELPFLRIDEVDIKASVIQYSRQFAQGMLTFGTDLVRNGAKFVLHFLLMVFILFYFLRDGAKMVEYIKHLSPLRRRQEDFIIDSLKRVARGVLMGCLLVAILQGVAGGIGLAVVGIPAFFWGAIMALSSLIPVLGTGLIWVPSVIYLFLVGDWKMALFLALYCGIFVVGIDTILRPIFMREAARVSTFYILLAILGGVYSFGMLGIFYGPLILSFVMVMLQIYIEEYAEDLKDSEECE, encoded by the coding sequence ATGAGTGACAAAAAGAAATCAGTCCCGTTGCTGGACGGAGGGATCTATAAGGTCTTCTTTCTCCTGCTTTTTTCCTTATCCTTGTATCTGGGGTTTTCTTTGATCGCGCCTTTTTTGCATACCTTGATTTTTTCTACGGTGCTTGCTGTGCTTTTTGCCCCGGTTTTTGTCTGGGCTTTGAAGATCTGTAAGGGGCGGCGCAATTTGGCATCGGTCATGACCGTTTCCATCATCGTTTTTGCCTTGATTTTGCCTATGGCCTTTTTGTTTATGGCGCTTATTGGTCAAGGAGTTGAATCGCTTGTTTCTTTGAATCAATGGGTGGCGCAAGGACTGTACAAGTCGCATATGAGCCTTGATATGTTGGATAAATATGTCCATATGATCAATGAAGAATTGCCTTTTCTGCGGATTGATGAAGTCGATATCAAGGCAAGTGTGATTCAGTATTCCAGACAGTTTGCTCAGGGGATGCTTACCTTTGGTACCGATTTAGTAAGAAACGGTGCGAAGTTTGTTTTACATTTTCTGCTTATGGTCTTTATTCTGTTTTATTTTCTGCGTGACGGTGCGAAGATGGTTGAATATATTAAGCATTTGTCTCCGTTGAGAAGACGGCAGGAAGATTTTATTATTGATTCGCTCAAGCGGGTGGCCCGTGGAGTGCTCATGGGATGCCTGCTGGTGGCCATTCTTCAAGGAGTAGCCGGAGGGATCGGGCTGGCGGTAGTTGGTATCCCTGCTTTTTTCTGGGGAGCCATTATGGCTTTGTCCTCACTAATTCCCGTCCTTGGAACCGGATTGATCTGGGTACCATCCGTGATATATCTTTTCTTGGTGGGCGATTGGAAAATGGCTTTATTCCTTGCGTTGTATTGTGGAATATTTGTGGTCGGTATTGACACAATCCTTCGACCGATTTTTATGCGTGAGGCGGCTCGCGTTTCTACTTTTTATATACTTCTGGCCATTCTTGGCGGCGTCTATTCTTTTGGGATGCTGGGCATTTTTTACGGCCCTCTTATTCTGAGTTTCGTCATGGTCATGCTGCAAATCTACATTGAGGAATACGCCGAAGACCTCAAGGACTCCGAGGAATGTGAATAA